Below is a genomic region from Lutra lutra chromosome 18, mLutLut1.2, whole genome shotgun sequence.
TGGTTCATTCTGTGGACTTAATAACAGAACTTCGGGGAACACACACAAGTCTGATCGGGAGGAGTTTCCAGTACGAGGGATCTGAACCCGAAGCCAGGGGGAGCCGCAGGAGCGGGCCTGGGTGCGTGGTGAGTCCTGCCCCTTCACGTTCAATCCCACAGCCTCAGCAACCACACAGCGGAGGGCAGGGACGTTCCCAAGGATTCTAATGAAATAACGAGATACTGATTGTTTCATCTGCTTAAAAGAGAACAAACAGTACAGCAAATATACGTGTCAGCAATTAACAATTAAAATCAACAattttgccttcctctctcttcccctgttgAAAAAAGAGCTGCATGAGAAAGGGGTTTGTCTCAAGTCCAGGAAGAGCTGGTGTGCAGGTGGGGGCAAGCTTGCGGATGTGAATGTACCTGGTTTAGAAGTGACAGGATTCAGTTGTAGTGGAGGAGAATTAGGGCTACACGTAAGAAGTCTCCACCCTCTGTGCTGTTACCATTGAGTAACCTTTGCCATATTGTTTTCTGGGTTATGTCAAAAGCATTAATCTAGAACCCCGCAGCCAACTCAAGCTCAGAGGTGCATTCCTACCCAGCCCCAGGTGAGGGCAGAGACTTTGGCTTACCTTCTGACTATTCCCCTGCTCTGTGTTGTGAGCTCTGTGACCCCTTCAAAGTGCTTTCCTCTGTATCAACCCCCCGTTTCAGGTGGGATCTCAGTGACTTTCTGGGCACTCCCAACAGGGCTGTCTCCTCATTGAGCTCTTTCCAGTCCTTCCCAGAATCTGGGACCTGAGAACAGACGCCATCATCTGTCACTAGAAATTCTTGCGTAAGGGACTATAAAACCTCTACAAGTGGCATTAGGAAACTATGTGAGACCTAGGAGGCAGAAAAGAAATAGTCTCAGAcctctgtgatttaaaaaaacaaaacaaaaccagaatttgGTCTCACTCATCTGGTCTCTAGTGATTAAGATCAGGAGCTACAAGCACCAGGCAGAGGTGAGGCGGCCGAGTGCTGGGCGGGCACGCATCTGAGGCAGGGGAGCACAGCAGCCTCACAGGGGAAGTGCCTCTCCCCCCATGTCCGGGCTTCCCCACGTCTGCTCAGCAATCTTGGCATAAAAGAGAGATGTGACATCAGCCACTTACGTGTGCAGCTCACGGGCTGCTCCAATACTCGGACCTTGGTTGCCAGACCCTGTCATCACCCTCCGCCTTGTCACAACCCAGCAGGGCTTGTAAAGCATAAGCTGCACGATACCCTGTCCAGCCCTCACACCTCCcatcctcctcttctcctggaCCTCACAGCCGCTCCTCACTGCTCCGCCGAACGGGCCACATCCTTGCCCACCCGAAGCTGCTGACATAGACAGTGCCTCCCTCCCAGCTCAGCTCCTGTGTCCTCTCCATCAGGCCACGTCCACTTCCTGTCCGCCCCGCGGTCCCTGTCCAGCACGTCAGCTGCTCATTCCTGCCGAGCACTTATCCCAAAGTAGTTTTCTTCCTTCACCTGTCGTCCGCTTCACCATGGAGTGTGGCTCCTGCAGGCCAGGGACCACGCCTGTCACGTTCACTGGGAAGTCCCCAGTACGTGGCACGTGGCAAGCACTCGGAGCCACCGGCGTCTTTCAGAGCCACCTGCATCCGTTATGTCCCAAGCTTCTGACTGGCCCTTAGTGAGCGAGGGGCGGTGGGCAGAGGCGGCCGGCGTCCTGACGCGTGCTACCAGCCTGCTCTGCCCGTCCCATCCCAGACAGGTTTCAGGTAGCTCTTTTAACCCCGACATTCCTGTACCGTCTCACTCCTGTGAAGAGCTTGGCTCTGAAATGATGGTGGCCACGAGGGAGACACCGACCCCACAGAGAGAGGGCAAGGGGGCCTGGAGCAGGAGGACTGTCGGATGTAGGGGCTCCCGCTCGTCACCGGCTCAGTCTCTGACTCCATCCACGTGCTACTGCTTGGCTTTCTCTGCTCCCTCCTAGCGGTTAGTAATTGTCCCGACGCACTGGATCCTTCAGGAACTTCCTCAGCCTGGTCCCTTATGTCCCCACCACACAGCTCTGCCTTCTCCACATTATGTCAACACCGTTTTTCCTCCCGCTGCCCGAGGATACGTCTGCCTCCTCACTGGGGACGCGCGCATCTCCCTTCCAGGCATGTAGTCTCTGCACCCAGCGAGCTGCTTCCTGTTGACTGCAGAGGGGCTCAGCCTACAGTGTCCCTCTGGCCCACACTCCTCCTTTACTCTGTGCCTCTCCCAGACTTGGGACTGGGATCTCAGTTGCCTTCTTCCCACAAACTACAACCAAAGCcaagttccttttcttctcctgtgCCTCTCACAGCTCCCTTCTCCCAAAATGTACAAGATCGTTACACTGACCACATGTCCGACCTAGTCCCTAAGTGGACAAGTGCATACTTTGTGAAACTCATCACTATCCCATACCGACCCCTTAATCCTGGCAGCAGGAGCAGCTCTAATGCAACTTTATTTAGTGAGTAACACATGGCATCTGCCCTCAAGGAGGCTTTTGGCAAGAGACCCTGGATTTTAACTCACCAACTCCGTGGGAGAGGGATAGTTGTCCTTTCCTTGGCCTTCTGTTGGAAAGTATTCTGAGGTTTTACATTTGTATTAGGGACCTTAAACATAAACTGAATATATTCGTGTCTGCATTATTGCAGCAAACGAGAAATTCTCCCAAAGACGAAGGTCAGGGACCTCCCCAAGCCAACTCGTGGTTTCTGGTGGGGGACAGAGCGCTACTGTGTATTTCTCAGCCTGGCTCCTCTCCACTAAGCAGATTCCTGTGCTTCTCGCTCAGTTCTTCATAACGAAACTTAGCAGGTTCTGAATGCCTGTCCTCACCTGCTGGCCAGATGCGCTCTGTACATCCTCAACCACAGCCACAGCTTCCTCACCCAGGTCTGGATCTCCTCTGGCAAGATGGTTGGAAACTGCTCCAAATCCAAGAGCTCCAACATCTGCTCTTTTGAGTGTGTCTTAGGCCTTAGCCACTGACAGCAGAGTTCCCAGAGCTTGCTAAAGGCTTCATGGGGGCCGGCTACCTCCTGGGGGCAGAATTGCCTGAAGCATTGGTGGGAGGCTTCTGAGTCAGGGTTGGTGCTGGGAAGGCCTGATTTCTGTCCCTGGTAGCAGTCCTTGCTCGGGATGGGTATGCCTGGGGACTCCTTGTTGCAGCCATGATTTCTGTCACCAGCCTGGCTCATTGGCAGCCATCACTACTCTGGAGATCAGGTTCCATTTCTTCTCATGTCACTGGAAAACCATTCTCCTGGACACTGGTGAAAGTCTTCCTGGAATCAGAGAAATATGAGAATATCTTAGTGGTTCAGAATCACAGCTGAAAATAACTCAGCGACTTGGAAGGGGAGTtgcaggaaatggaaaaagacagcatAAAGTGATCTCATagtccttctctctgcttcccgTGATGTACTTACTGCCCTTTTCCTTTGCTCCCTCTACATTCTGAGAATCTGAAGCACTAGAACTATCAAAACAGTTTTCTCCACAGGCCAGTGGTGTTTGCTCATGAATTCCCCAAACTACTTTCCCATGTAGCCCAGCTGTTCTTTCTTGTGTCCCCCTATGCCTGGGTCTTGGTCCCTGCCCTCCATCCCCTCAGGAAGCCAGGAGTCACCTTCCCAATTGCCACCTTCTCATAACGTGCCTCTGGATTAACCTTTTCATCGTTCACACTCTCGTCTCTACTACCaccacagccacacacacagtgTGGATGAGACACGACTGGCTTGCGGTATGCTTTCATTTTCCAGTACTCCTTCCTACTTCGGAATGCATCTTCTTCCTTTGTAACTGAGTCCTAAATTCCAGCGGGTGTCACGGGGCTATTCATTACAGtacccttccctcccaccccaggagtTAACATCAGGCATCTGACATAAACTGAGCCTGTCAAAAGTCTCTTGagattttccaaatttcctaggAATTGCTGGATTGGGAGGATGTAAGACTGGAGCCATCTGTGATTGTGTGTCTCAATATAACCACTCCTGCACCAAAGGGGTGAGCCTGCTCACaggagttaaaaacaacaacaacaacaacaaaaaaaaaccttaaaaaactggATTCAGGTTGCTCTTCTTCCAAAGAACTTGAACTGCCTTCACTTACAATCTCCTAACATATAATGCAGCCCAAGAGACTACTGACAGGGAAATGGAAGGCATTCCTGGTAGCAGTCCTTTTTAACAAAACAGGAGCGTCACAGCACGCAGGGCCCCAGCCTCGAAGATGTATGCCACGCCGCAGATTTTCCATATCCTGCACCTTGTCCGGATGCAGAATAACTTAGTAAATGCTACCCTAGTTTCAGGCGGATGACGGAGCTCGTGCTCCTCTTTGACCCGTAACATCCCGTCCATAGTTCGTTTGAGAATGCTGCTCTCGTGTTTCACTCTGGCGAAGACCCAGGCGCTCGGCGGAAAGCAGGACAAGGGTAGGAGCGGGGCTGGTTCACGTCTCGCTCGGCGGAGATGCCCTGAGTCTTGCCAGTTCGTCCGGGGCGAGGGTCAGGAGCTGGGGCGGGTGGGAGGAAGCACTCGCAGGGTCACGGGCCGCCGGGAGTCCAGGGTGGCCGGGTCGGGGCGGGGGGTACGCGGGGGCGTCCGCGCCTGTGCCCACCGTCCTGAAACGATGGCGTCCGACCCAGCTTCGACCCCGCAGCGGCGAGGAAGCGGAGTACTTACCAGACTCGCTCGGCGGCCGGTCCGGAAGTCAGCGACTGGACAACTCCCCGACTCCTGGCGCTAACTTACACGCTGCGCGTGGTCGCGAGCGGCGCCATTGGACTACAGCTCCCAGCGTGCACTGCGAAAGGCCGGTCGCCGTCCCTCGCCAGCATCGACAAACTCAGCAGCAAATAGACGCGAGAGACTGCCCTCTGGGAGCCAATCCCCCGGGAGAGGGGGCGGACCCCCAGTGCCGTATTTCCTTGCGTCATTCTTCCCTCAGCCAGTGGGAGTGTTCGCGACGAGCGGCCTCGGCTccgcccccagccctggctcctggTTTCCGGGTCCCAGGTCCCCAGAGAGGTGAGTCCGCGGCAGGTGGGTGCGGGGTGCAAGGTCGCTGGCGACGCTGCCGCCTCAGGCGCCACCCTGCCGGGCTCTCACGCAGCCGCGAAGTTGACCCGTGCGCCCGAGAGCCGTAGGTTCGCCCAGCTGGGGGGCCGCCCGTGCGCCCTCGGAGGCCCGAGCCGGCGGGCCTGCTGGGTGTCGCGAGCTAGCGGCCGCCGCGCTCCGCCTGCCCTGCTGCGAGCTGGGGCTTCCTCGCCCTCCGTGCGGTGCCGCCTGTCCCGCAGCTCCCGGCGAGATGCTCGAGGTCGGCGCTGCCAGGGTGCCGGGGAGGTGGCGCAGGCCACCTGTGTGACAACTCGAACTTTTCCTGGGGTTTCCCGACCGCCAGTTGGGTCACGCTGCGCAATTCCTCTGAGACCTTGTGTTTATCGGTGAAATAAAAGTAGGGTTTTCCCCCCGTTCCTTTCAGGACGTTATGAGTTTCCTCCATTTCGAGACAGTTGAGGAAACTGCCAGAGGGTCAGACTCTCCCCACCGTCAGTCCCGGTGTTGTCCTCGGGAGCTTGGGGCCTGTGTGTGCCCCGCCCTCCCCCACATCTTGCTGACGTTGAGAGAGACTTGTGCAGAGCCATGAGCCCGAAGGCTTGAGCTGCTTCGGAGGAGAGAGCCAGTCTCCCGAGCCCCAAGATGGCGGCTAAGATGGAGATAACTTTGAGCTCGCAGTCCCACATTCAGGCTTCCTCCAAGCCAGAGAGACACATAATAACAAAACTGGAAGACAAACGGGGACCCACTCTGCAAAAAGACCGCCCCGATCCTGAGCTCTCCCGCCAGAGCTTTCGACGGTTTTGTTATCAAGAGGTGTCTGGACCCCAAGAGGCCCTCTCCCGGCTCCAGCAGCTCTGCCGTCAGTGGCTGCAGCCCGAGCTGCACACCAAGGAACAGATTTTGGAGCTGCTCGTGCTGGAGCAGTTCCTGAACATCCTGCCTCCGGAGATCCAGGCCCGGGTCAGGCATCGATGTCCAGTGAGCAGCAAGGAGATTGTGACCCTGGTGGAAGATTTTCAAAGAGCTCCCAAGAGACCAAAGCAGTGGGTAAGGAGGGCCCTCTCTCGTGGTCGCCAGGATTTCTTTCTCATCTGGATAGTATCTGGTCTCTGCATCCCTCCCTATTTAgtcagagtccagaaatggacccgaTGACTGCAAATGTTGCTTCTGGCCTCTATTTGGGAACCCCCTTGGGGGATGTAATAGGTGTTTAGAAAATCCAGGTACTGGGGTGCTCCAGTAAGAAAGTAGAGGATCAAGTAAGTTTCTTGCATTTGTGCCCACACATCACCCCACACCCATTCCTCCTGAAGTTTTCCTACTATCAGGATTCTTAGCAGGCAGGGTCATCTTGTTGGGTAGGAATTTGATTTGGGGGGAACTTCATGGTGGACCTGGCTTCGGTGATGTGTCTTCCCTGCGGATCAGGAAGTTGCAGCTCATTTGGCCAGTATTTTTTTCCAGCCTCCCAATTTAGACCCCATTCAGGGCTTAGGCAGGAAGCCAACAACTATATGCTTTGAGGAATGGAGGCTGTCAGGAAACAGGGCGGGCAGTCCTCTAGCCCTACTACTACTGGGATCTCCTTATCAGGGAAGCCTTGGGCAGAACAGTTTATTAGGTATGGGTTTTATTATTAATGTTCTCATCAAATGCTTCCCGATCCAGTGGGACCTTTTTCTGATAGAATCTGCTGGGGGAGTGACATACAGTGAGACACAGGATGCCGGGGTGGACATAGGGTGAGACTCTCCTAGGCCGATGTAATGACTGACCCTGTTATCTGTGCCTTCTCTCTGATGAGCTTGAGGCCCTGCGAAAGACCCTTTTAGGGTCACCCACTTAGGAAGTCTTGGCTGATTTGAAGCCTCCATGGATTAGGATTAATCTCACTAACCATTCTGCATGTCCTTCCCTTTGCTACCTTTGAGAGTTTTCATAGTCTCTCACAGTTGGCCTCCGGACTGCTGTCGGTATACCCCAGGGTAAAGGAAGGGATCCTTGCAGAGCAGGAAGAGGTCAGGCTGCCCCCAGTCCTCGAGCTGCACTCTGATGCATGGGGCTTGTTCCTAGGTGGCCGTTTGTATGCAGGGGCAGAAGGTGCTCTTGGAGAAGACTGGGTCTCAGCTTGGAGAACAGGAACTCCCAGACTTTCAACTGCAAACTCCTAGAAGCTGTCCCAGGGAGAACTCTTTGGAGGAGCCTTCCCAGGCGGAATCTCAAGACCAGCTGAGCACTCATCATTGGGACAAATCCCCGCTCCTCCAGGAACCAAGCCCCAAATTGGCTGGCCCAGGTAAACACTCtgtgcctcttctctccctctctaatctTTACCTCCGTCAGAACATCCTGTGGTTCTGAGACACCATACACTGCATGTCgggttttttaatgttttgtgtaACACTAGATCTTTATTTCCCAACAGATTTCATTGACTAGCATGGCAGTGATAGGTGTGTAAGAAGTATGGTTTTATCATTTTCTGTTAATGACTCAGTGACAGTGCGTAATGGGATTATCTACTCTGTCTCCTTCGGAGCTTCTTGTAGTGACAGATCCACATATGACCACTGATGAACTTCCCTCCAAACTGTGGCTGAGTTTCATTGCTTAAAATCGTCCCATGTTGAGAAGGGGCCTAAAGAATGCTATACGTTAGAGGAAGAGTGCCGCTCCGTattattttctgcctcttccttctcctgtgACAGTGTCTGCGCTTCACACCCTGTGTCCATTGCCCTATCCGCCTGTGGCACAGTGCCAGTCGTTGGTGGCCCTGCTGTACTCAGTCCTGTGATCTCTTAGACTGAATAACAGAGACACTCTGGCTAGTCTTAGTGATGTGAGTAGAGGGGATGGTCAGCAGGTTAGAGAACATTACCAGAAGGCTGGAGCGCCTTGATTTCCTTAAGATTTCCTACATTCAGTGAAACACTTAGGTTTGGTTATTCTCTGAACTTAGGAATGGAGAAGACCGGGGGCATCCAGCAGAAAAACACTGTGACCCTGGCTCCAGTCCTGCCCCATAACCTCTGGGCTTTGTGGTCCTGAGCACGCACActcctttctcctgcctcatcTTGGGCAGCTCACCGTGCGTGCAGGCCCCATCGTTGATTCGATCCCCGAAGGTAGAGTTTCTACCCTAAGATCTAGTAGGGCCTTCCTTCAGAGCTGCACTGCCCAGTATGTTGCCACTGTCCACAcatggctatttaaattttatttatggagaGACATTTCACGTACTGTAAGAATCACCTTTTGAAGTATACATTTCAGTGGTATTTAGTACTTCACACGCTTGTGTGACCATCCCTATTTGTCTAATTCTTGAAAATGTTCATGACCTCAGAAAGAAACCCAGACCCCCTGGCAGTCACTCTCCAGTGCCCCCTCTCCGGCCCCTGGCAGCAACCATCTGCTTTGTCTCCAGATTTGCCTATTGTGAATATTTCAGAATCACGTATGTTGTgctcttttgtgactggcttctttcactgagaaGGTTTTTGGcttcatccatgttatcacatGTGTCgctcctttgttcctttttacgGCTGATACTCCATCACGTGGAcgttttgtttattcatcaggTAGTCATTTGGagtgtttccactttttggctgttatgaatagtGCTTCTGTGAACTtctgtgtgcaagtttttgtg
It encodes:
- the ZNF174 gene encoding zinc finger protein 174 isoform X4, yielding MAAKMEITLSSQSHIQASSKPERHIITKLEDKRGPTLQKDRPDPELSRQSFRRFCYQEVSGPQEALSRLQQLCRQWLQPELHTKEQILELLVLEQFLNILPPEIQARVRHRCPVSSKEIVTLVEDFQRAPKRPKQWVAVCMQGQKVLLEKTGSQLGEQELPDFQLQTPRSCPRENSLEEPSQAESQDQLSTHHWDKSPLLQEPSPKLAGPGEHEKRRRK
- the ZNF174 gene encoding zinc finger protein 174 isoform X6; its protein translation is MAAKMEITLSSQSHIQASSKPERHIITKLEDKRGPTLQKDRPDPELSRQSFRRFCYQEVSGPQEALSRLQQLCRQWLQPELHTKEQILELLVLEQFLNILPPEIQARVRHRCPVSSKEIVTLVEDFQRAPKRPKQWVAVCMQGQKVLLEKTGSQLGEQELPDFQLQTPRSCPRENSLEEPSQAESQDQLSTHHWDKSPLLQEPSPKLAGPGKHSLLVVTDPHMTTDELPSKLWLSFIA
- the ZNF174 gene encoding zinc finger protein 174 isoform X2, which codes for MAAKMEITLSSQSHIQASSKPERHIITKLEDKRGPTLQKDRPDPELSRQSFRRFCYQEVSGPQEALSRLQQLCRQWLQPELHTKEQILELLVLEQFLNILPPEIQARVRHRCPVSSKEIVTLVEDFQRAPKRPKQWVAVCMQGQKVLLEKTGSQLGEQELPDFQLQTPRSCPRENSLEEPSQAESQDQLSTHHWDKSPLLQEPSPKLAGPGVELLGQTVALCSAF
- the ZNF174 gene encoding zinc finger protein 174 isoform X5, with translation MAAKMEITLSSQSHIQASSKPERHIITKLEDKRGPTLQKDRPDPELSRQSFRRFCYQEVSGPQEALSRLQQLCRQWLQPELHTKEQILELLVLEQFLNILPPEIQARVRHRCPVSSKEIVTLVEDFQRAPKRPKQWVAVCMQGQKVLLEKTGSQLGEQELPDFQLQTPRSCPRENSLEEPSQAESQDQLSTHHWDKSPLLQEPSPKLAGPVLLGG
- the ZNF174 gene encoding zinc finger protein 174 isoform X1, which encodes MAAKMEITLSSQSHIQASSKPERHIITKLEDKRGPTLQKDRPDPELSRQSFRRFCYQEVSGPQEALSRLQQLCRQWLQPELHTKEQILELLVLEQFLNILPPEIQARVRHRCPVSSKEIVTLVEDFQRAPKRPKQWVAVCMQGQKVLLEKTGSQLGEQELPDFQLQTPRSCPRENSLEEPSQAESQDQLSTHHWDKSPLLQEPSPKLAGPEAPRMKSDNKENPQPEGAKGGKPCAVSPGRSKGNGLQSPEPRGASMSEPRLSRRQVSPPNAQKLFTHYQRHCRELEYISSPLKSHPLRELKKSKGSKRSLSSRLQRLGHQPTRSAKKPYKCDDCGKSFTWNSELKRHKRVHTGERPYTCGECGNCFGRQSTLKLHQRIHTGEKPYQCSQCGKSFRQSSNLHQHHRLHHGD
- the ZNF174 gene encoding zinc finger protein 174 isoform X3, encoding MAAKMEITLSSQSHIQASSKPERHIITKLEDKRGPTLQKDRPDPELSRQSFRRFCYQEVSGPQEALSRLQQLCRQWLQPELHTKEQILELLVLEQFLNILPPEIQARVRHRCPVSSKEIVTLVEDFQRAPKRPKQWVAVCMQGQKVLLEKTGSQLGEQELPDFQLQTPRSCPRENSLEEPSQAESQDQLSTHHWDKSPLLQEPSPKLAGPVTEARNASKGRFWTY